In Lactuca sativa cultivar Salinas chromosome 5, Lsat_Salinas_v11, whole genome shotgun sequence, the DNA window tacggtttcagtttttggtttcaggtacctcttcatctaaggggaaggtgccggcggcgtagcatggcatcacacacacgtatgattttccgcacggtgttttctgggattgtactctgatatgacatttgttcatggttgtgggtttcaaatatgatacttggttttgagatgacgtgtttatacaatattttctaatgaatgttttatgaattaattaatcaaaaatgaaatttttgggcttgaattttggggcgTTTCACAAAGTATgcaaaagtgtataacaatataTGACAATTATATTAAAGACTATGAAATTTGTAAGCAATATCCGaactaaatgtgaaaaaaaaagttttactgtaatataatatttataaaaaaactacATATAAAGTATACTACTTAGACACGTTTTAAAGAGGACAATTTCATTTATCATGGTTAGCCATCTGTTTACATAAACACACTTTCGCTTAGGCTTCGAACTTACTTTTTCCAGCATTTCTTTTTTGGATTTTAATCTCTTACCACGACTGCCAGTTCCCTTATTACGAATATCTGATGGATTCTCAATATCGGGAACATCATTAGTTAATTATATACCTATAATTTGGTTGTAGAATGATTCTCTTGATGGCATCTCAGAGGCTGGACAATCATCTACAAATTTTTTCTTCAGCTTATTCAACTCTTCAAGGTATAACTTTAACTTCGATGCATCATGGCTTAAAAATGAAACACAACGATCTACATTTGAGAAAATTCCAATAGCCGTCATGTCAGAGTTAGAGTATAGCAAAGAATTAGAAAAACGCCTTTTAAGCAATTTTGTTGGAATAACATCCCGACGCCGCCGTCTCATAATGTATTCTTTAGGAATCTGTTCAATATTGTAGTACTTAAAGACACATAATATGTGCCTACACAAAAGACCGACATGTTCAAAATGCATGTAGGTACATTTGTATGAACCATCTATTGTTGAGTGTGTAACCTGGAATATGTATGATAAAATATGAGTTTTAGTTATAAAGTCTTGTTGtgtgattaaaaaaaataattatatatggaAGTAATAACGTACCATGTATTAGGTATCCTCTGTAAGACAATCGCAATGGTATTCCTCAAGTTTGTCATCAACAACATGACTTGATGGTTGCCTTGTGGTTATGTTCTTTTGATTCTCCAATACAATAATAGTGTTAACACCATTATTAGAAGTAACACTCATTTGGAAACAAGTATTATCAGAATCTGAAATCTCTTTCTGCACCTGATAAATTTTTTTATGAGTGTAGACCTTTGAAGCATGTGGTTCAATTGGACTATATGTGATGAATCTAGGAAGTGTTGTAGCAGTGTTAAAGTCGTTGACAAATTGATTACACCTTTGACGTTCCATAACACCCTCAAATGTCATCATAAACATTAAAAGATAAGGAGCAGTAAGGGTGTTGTTCTGAAATGACCAATTTTGGCCTTTCGACAATGATGTAGTTCTCATAAGACCAGACATCGGTATGTCCTTGAAAAATGCAGGTACCCAACGTCTACGCAACCCATACATCTCTTGCATCCACTTGTTATTTGAAATGTTAAACTCATGTAAACAAGATTTCCATGCCTTTTCAAAATCATGGGGTTCCAACATAGAATTCCAAATTATAAAGTGAAAACACTTTCGAAAACCTGAGTTTGTGGCTAGTTGCGATGTTAtctgaataaaaataaaaaatatagatTGGTATTAAATATATAATCATGGTATACAACGAAATGAATGGTATGAATGGTATAAACATAAATTCTAAAATAATTTAGAGTAATATTCTAGCGAAACAACCTTTTAAATTGTAATTCTGTCATATCATTTGTTCTGAAAGAATTATATTCTGATTGAACGATATATACTAACAAGGTAAACATAGTGACATTGTtttgaatataaaaaaaatattcaccTTGTTTGTCAGTTTTTTTTATAATATGCCACATACAAAACCTGTGTGCTAACATTGGAAATACTTCATTAACAACCTTGTTTAAAGTTGGATCTTGATATACAAGAACAAGCGTAAGTTGTTTTTTGAATGCTTTCAAAAATGCTCTAAGCAGCCAATAATAAGAACTACCATCTTCTCTACTCAAAAGTCCAATACCAAAAGTCACACATTTCTTATGATTATCTGTCCCAGTGAACGGTACGAAAACCATATCATATATgttctaaaaaataaaaattggtaAGCGTTATTGGAAGCAAGAAAAATTTTGTGATAACATTGCAAAACTTAAAAATACTTATTCATGCTGAATGTGGCATCCAGAGATACAACGTCTCCAAAAGCGTTGTAGTTGTACTTTGCGGTTTCGTCAGCCCAAAAAATCGAATTCAGTTTTTTCTTAACAACTTTAAACCCGAAAGAAAAAGTTgggatattttttttctttccagCATCTTTACTACAAGGAATTTTGCATTCATAGAACCTATATAAGAATTGAGATTTCTCGTACTGTTCTTGAAATTAGAAACTAACCCACATCGAATGTCAGAAAAACCCTAAAGTCCGGTATACAGTTTATGTACTCTTGAGGCACCAATATTTTGCTTTGACAAGTTATGTATAAACATCTCATGTGAATAATCAAGTTTCCTCTTTGTACGAGACAAAAACATATTGTCCTTACCAAACAACTCATGATTATGTTGTTTGACAAATTCAGGAACAATATATTTATTAGTACCATGTACTAGAATAAAAACAATTTTCGCTTTGCATTCGCACCTAAATGAGTTTTTCCTTCTTTGAATCTTATTATGTTGAGGGTCTAAAGTATCCACTTTAACGGTTCTTGGTTTACCTTCCCGATTACATAACAAATGTTGTTGTGTGATAATGCCGGATTCGGTGGTTCTAATTGGTCCAAGCCTGACATCAAAGCCTGCTAATGATGCGTAATTGTAATACATTGATAATGATGCACTATATGAATCAACAATTGAATTGATTTTAGGTTTGGTGTGGTCTGAAACAACAGGAATCCAATAAGATGATCCACCAGGAGAAACATAATCATGTGTAACATGAGATTGTTCTGCATAAAAAAAAAGGACGAACatttaaa includes these proteins:
- the LOC128126151 gene encoding protein FAR1-RELATED SEQUENCE 8-like; protein product: MENKYNIDNNNKNFSDNNGRNVKQSQVNQYRKKIKRCGIYFGVGHDKRNCLQAMNKTVNNSMKEQSHVTHDYVSPGGSSYWIPVVSDHTKPKINSIVDSYSASLSMYYNYASLAGFDVRLGPIRTTESGIITQQHLLCNREGKPRTVKVDTLDPQHNKIQRRKNSFSKDAGKKKNIPTFSFGFKVVKKKLNSIFWADETAKYNYNAFGDVNIYDMVFVPFTGTDNHKKCVTFGIGLLSREDGSSYYWLLRAFLKAFKKQLTLVLVYQDPTLNKVVNEITSQLATNSGFRKCFHFIIWNSMLEPHDFEKAWKSCLHEFNISNNKWMQEMYGLRRRWVPAFFKDIPMSGLMRTTSLSKGQNWSFQNNTLTAPYLLMFMMTFEGVMERQRCNQFVNDFNTATTLPRFITYSPIEPHASKVYTHKKIYQVQKEISDSDNTCFQMSVTSNNGVNTIIVLENQKNITTRQPSSHVVDDKLEEYHCDCLTEDT